The following are encoded in a window of Amphibacillus xylanus NBRC 15112 genomic DNA:
- a CDS encoding DUF1002 domain-containing protein: MKKGLLKCSMILLAIIFFINATIPTAFADAIAGEIIVTLGEDLSQDQKDAILKEMGIDDKEKVTIIYVTNEEEHNYLGDYIPASQIGSNALSSARIDMRDENTGITVTTNKITYITGSMYSNALATAGISGAEIYVTAPFDVSGTGALTGIMKAYEAVTGEEIDEEVKQAANEEMVVTAELADDEDIDEEQATDLMNRIKEEIEKQRPETTEDLRELIKRVAKELGIDLSDLQLNRLVELFDKLRNLNIDWGKVTDTIKATRNWISDFAESEEGKGLVKAIGDFFKAIWDWFLSVFSND; the protein is encoded by the coding sequence ATGAAAAAGGGTTTATTAAAATGTAGCATGATTTTATTAGCTATCATATTCTTTATCAACGCAACAATTCCAACAGCCTTTGCTGATGCAATTGCCGGAGAAATTATTGTTACGCTTGGTGAAGACTTATCTCAAGATCAAAAAGATGCTATTTTAAAAGAAATGGGAATTGACGATAAGGAAAAGGTTACAATTATTTACGTAACAAATGAAGAAGAACATAATTATTTAGGAGATTACATCCCTGCATCTCAAATTGGTTCAAACGCACTATCATCTGCTCGAATTGATATGCGTGATGAAAATACAGGGATTACAGTAACGACAAATAAAATTACTTATATTACAGGTTCAATGTATTCAAACGCTTTAGCTACTGCTGGGATTAGTGGTGCTGAAATTTATGTTACTGCACCTTTTGACGTATCAGGGACTGGTGCGCTAACAGGTATTATGAAGGCTTATGAGGCTGTTACTGGCGAAGAAATTGATGAGGAAGTCAAACAAGCAGCTAACGAAGAAATGGTTGTAACTGCAGAACTTGCAGACGACGAAGACATCGATGAAGAACAAGCAACAGATTTAATGAACCGTATTAAAGAAGAGATTGAAAAACAACGTCCTGAAACGACAGAAGATTTACGTGAATTAATTAAACGTGTAGCAAAAGAATTAGGTATTGATTTATCTGATTTACAACTAAACCGTCTAGTCGAATTATTCGATAAATTACGTAATCTAAATATTGATTGGGGTAAAGTGACAGATACAATTAAAGCAACACGTAATTGGATTAGTGATTTTGCCGAAAGCGAAGAAGGTAAAGGACTCGTTAAAGCAATTGGTGATTTCTTTAAAGCAATCTGGGATTGGTTCCTATCAGTATTCTCAAACGATTAA
- a CDS encoding bactofilin family protein, with the protein MLNKKKKQKVIETIIGKETVIEGNIKLPTSLRIDGKVYGEIKCEGNVYIGKHGYAEPAIEAKNIIVAGEANGNIIVSEKIQIHAGGKVSGQVQSGGLIIEEGGLFNGNSTIHTPNKHTKKSTESKNKAI; encoded by the coding sequence GTGTTGAATAAGAAAAAAAAACAGAAAGTGATTGAAACAATCATCGGTAAAGAAACCGTCATTGAAGGAAATATTAAATTACCAACGAGTCTACGAATCGACGGAAAAGTATATGGCGAAATCAAATGTGAAGGTAATGTCTACATAGGCAAGCACGGATATGCAGAACCAGCTATTGAAGCAAAAAATATTATTGTAGCTGGTGAAGCAAACGGCAATATTATAGTTAGCGAGAAAATTCAGATCCATGCTGGTGGTAAAGTCTCTGGACAAGTTCAATCTGGAGGACTTATTATTGAAGAAGGTGGACTATTTAACGGAAATAGTACCATTCACACACCAAATAAACACACTAAAAAATCAACAGAATCAAAAAACAAAGCAATCTAG